A DNA window from Amycolatopsis sp. DSM 110486 contains the following coding sequences:
- a CDS encoding response regulator transcription factor — MRVLLVEDDDRVAGALVPALTRRGLEMQRLASGAGVLDRVHDVDVVLLDLGLPDVDGVVLCRRIRAVSDVAVIVVSARGEVDDRVQGLRAGADDYLVKPYDVEELLARVEAVRRRRGERTDGPAPVIEVGDVSIDLARHEVLVAGQSIALSRKEFQVLALVAGARGSVCSREHVLTEVWGHRGAAESRSLDVHVATLRTKLGRPALIETVRGVGYRLGGGRG; from the coding sequence GTGCGGGTGCTGCTGGTGGAGGACGACGACCGGGTCGCGGGCGCCCTCGTGCCCGCGCTGACGCGGCGCGGCCTGGAGATGCAACGGCTGGCCTCGGGCGCCGGCGTGCTGGACCGCGTGCACGACGTGGACGTGGTGCTGCTCGACCTCGGGCTGCCCGACGTCGACGGCGTGGTGCTGTGCCGGCGCATCCGCGCGGTCAGCGACGTCGCCGTGATCGTGGTGTCGGCGCGCGGCGAGGTCGACGACCGGGTGCAGGGACTGCGCGCGGGCGCCGACGACTACCTCGTGAAGCCCTACGACGTGGAGGAGCTGCTCGCGCGCGTCGAAGCCGTGCGCCGCCGTCGTGGCGAGCGCACCGACGGGCCCGCGCCGGTGATCGAGGTCGGCGACGTGAGCATCGACCTCGCGCGCCACGAGGTGCTCGTGGCCGGGCAGTCGATCGCCTTGTCCCGCAAGGAGTTCCAGGTCCTCGCGCTCGTCGCGGGCGCGCGTGGCTCGGTGTGCTCGCGCGAGCACGTGCTCACCGAGGTGTGGGGCCATCGGGGCGCGGCGGAGAGCCGTTCGCTCGACGTCCACGTGGCCACGTTGCGCACGAAACTCGGGCGCCCGGCGCTGATCGAGACCGTCCGCGGCGTCGGGTACCGCCTCGGCGGCGGGCGGGGCTGA
- a CDS encoding TAXI family TRAP transporter solute-binding subunit — protein sequence MRARRRLTAVLVAVLVAGLTAACGPSFEGLHLRIATGAVGGVYNDLARPLADAWAKDLGIARPEVLATQGSRDNLNRVLAGGADVAFVAADLAAEAATQHPGQLTALARIHDDYLHIVVRADSPYTSVSMLKGRHIAVGSPESGVEYIANRVLAVAGLTDSVSVQQLGLEDSLKALENHQLDALFWSGGLPTPLITQYTQKVGLRLLDMASLQEGMQAYSPVYSTATIPGSTYNQAGPVTTLVVPNFLVVPAKMADDVAEALTRGLYDARPALAQANSAALSIDVHPGIETEPLPLHPGALTYYRSLKV from the coding sequence ATGCGTGCGAGGCGGAGGCTCACGGCGGTGCTCGTCGCGGTTCTCGTGGCAGGGCTCACGGCCGCGTGCGGCCCGAGCTTCGAGGGCCTGCACCTGCGGATCGCGACCGGCGCGGTCGGCGGCGTGTACAACGACCTCGCCCGGCCGCTCGCCGACGCGTGGGCCAAGGACCTGGGCATCGCCCGGCCGGAGGTCCTGGCGACGCAGGGCTCGCGCGACAACCTCAACCGCGTGCTGGCCGGGGGCGCCGACGTGGCTTTTGTCGCGGCCGACCTCGCCGCCGAGGCCGCCACGCAGCACCCGGGCCAGCTGACCGCGCTGGCGCGCATTCACGACGACTACCTGCACATCGTCGTGCGCGCCGACTCGCCTTACACGTCGGTGTCGATGCTCAAGGGCCGCCACATCGCGGTCGGCTCGCCCGAGTCCGGGGTCGAGTACATCGCCAACCGCGTGCTGGCCGTCGCCGGGCTGACCGATTCCGTGAGCGTGCAGCAGCTGGGCCTCGAAGACTCCCTCAAGGCCCTCGAAAACCACCAGCTCGACGCCTTGTTCTGGTCGGGCGGCCTGCCGACACCGCTGATCACGCAGTACACGCAGAAGGTCGGCCTGCGCCTGCTCGACATGGCCAGCCTGCAGGAGGGCATGCAGGCCTACAGCCCCGTCTACAGCACCGCCACCATCCCCGGCAGCACCTACAACCAGGCCGGCCCCGTGACCACGCTCGTGGTCCCCAACTTCCTCGTCGTCCCCGCGAAAATGGCCGACGACGTCGCCGAAGCCCTCACCCGCGGCCTCTACGACGCCCGCCCCGCCCTCGCGCAGGCCAACAGCGCGGCCCTGTCGATCGACGTCCACCCGGGCATCGAGACGGAGCCGCTCCCCCTGCACCCGGGCGCGCTCACCTACTACCGAAGCCTCAAGGTCTAA
- the miaB gene encoding tRNA (N6-isopentenyl adenosine(37)-C2)-methylthiotransferase MiaB, whose translation MTENRKTFQIRTFGCQMNVHDSERLAGQLEEAGYVPASAEAKPDLVVFNTCAVRENADNKLYGTLGHLRPDKIANPDMQIAVGGCLAQKDRGDIVKRAPWVDVVFGTHNIGSLPTLLERARHNAEAEVEILESLETFPSTLPARRESSYASWVSVSVGCNNTCTFCIVPSLRGKERDRRPGEILAEVEALVAEGVLEVTLLGQNVNSYGVEFGDRLAFGKLLRATGGISGLERVRFTSPHPAAFTSDVIDAMAETANVCHQLHMPLQSGSDRVLREMRRSYRSGRYLKILDEVRAAMPDAAITTDIIVGFPGETEEDFQATLDVVSEARFSSAFTFQYSKRPGTPAATMADQLPKEVVQERYDRLVQLQNEISWAENKKLVGTKVELLVAAGEGRKDAETHRMSGRARDGRLVHFTPAGSVVDRAVRPGDVVETVITYGAPHHLVADGDLLTHRRTTAGDNAEAGLRPKTSGVTLGLPGFGAPAVEPAPVSGCAL comes from the coding sequence ATGACCGAGAATCGCAAGACCTTCCAGATCCGCACCTTCGGCTGCCAGATGAACGTGCACGACTCGGAACGGCTCGCCGGTCAGCTCGAGGAGGCCGGGTACGTCCCCGCGAGCGCGGAGGCGAAGCCGGACCTGGTCGTGTTCAACACCTGCGCGGTGCGCGAGAACGCGGACAACAAGCTGTACGGCACCCTGGGCCACCTGCGCCCGGACAAGATCGCCAACCCCGACATGCAGATCGCGGTCGGCGGGTGCCTGGCGCAGAAAGACCGCGGGGACATCGTCAAGCGCGCCCCGTGGGTCGACGTCGTGTTCGGCACGCACAACATCGGCTCGCTGCCGACGCTGCTGGAGCGCGCCCGGCACAACGCCGAGGCCGAGGTGGAGATCCTCGAGTCGCTCGAGACGTTCCCCTCCACGCTGCCCGCGCGTCGCGAGTCGTCGTACGCGAGCTGGGTGTCGGTTTCGGTGGGGTGCAACAACACCTGCACGTTCTGCATCGTGCCGTCATTGCGGGGCAAGGAACGCGACCGCCGCCCGGGCGAGATCCTCGCCGAGGTCGAGGCGCTCGTGGCCGAGGGTGTGCTGGAGGTGACGCTGCTGGGGCAGAACGTGAACTCCTACGGCGTCGAGTTCGGCGACCGGCTGGCGTTCGGCAAGCTGCTGCGCGCGACCGGCGGGATCAGCGGCCTGGAGCGCGTGCGGTTCACCTCGCCGCATCCGGCGGCGTTCACCTCCGACGTGATCGACGCGATGGCCGAGACCGCCAACGTCTGCCACCAGCTGCACATGCCGCTGCAATCGGGTTCGGACCGGGTGCTGCGCGAGATGCGGCGTTCGTACCGCTCCGGGCGCTACCTGAAAATCCTCGACGAGGTGCGCGCGGCGATGCCCGACGCGGCCATCACCACGGACATCATCGTCGGCTTCCCCGGCGAGACCGAAGAAGACTTCCAGGCGACGCTCGACGTGGTGAGCGAGGCGCGGTTCTCCAGCGCGTTCACGTTCCAGTACTCGAAGCGCCCCGGCACGCCGGCCGCGACGATGGCCGACCAGCTGCCGAAGGAGGTCGTGCAGGAGCGCTACGACCGGCTCGTGCAGCTGCAGAACGAGATCTCCTGGGCGGAGAACAAGAAGCTGGTCGGAACCAAGGTCGAGCTGCTCGTGGCCGCGGGCGAGGGCCGCAAGGACGCCGAGACGCACCGCATGAGCGGCCGCGCCCGCGACGGGCGGCTCGTGCACTTCACGCCCGCCGGGTCCGTTGTGGACCGTGCGGTGCGCCCGGGCGACGTCGTCGAGACGGTGATCACCTACGGCGCCCCGCACCACCTGGTCGCCGACGGCGATCTCCTGACGCACCGCCGCACCACGGCGGGCGACAACGCCGAAGCCGGTCTTCGGCCCAAGACGAGCGGGGTCACGCTGGGACTGCCGGGCTTCGGAGCCCCGGCCGTCGAGCCGGCCCCGGTGAGTGGGTGTGCGCTGTGA
- the miaA gene encoding tRNA (adenosine(37)-N6)-dimethylallyltransferase MiaA has product MISPAQPPRPVAVVGPTATGKTALAVELALALGGEVVNADALQLYRGMDLGTAKATEAERRGVPHHLLDVLDVTETASVAAYQRDARRVIEDLLAVGRVPVLTGGSGLYVQAVLDDLKFPGTDPAIRARLEAEATERGTATLYARLAEKDPVAAAAILPTNTRRIVRALEVMELTGEPFSANLPKPGPARYGTVLIGIDREAAELDERVDLRVARMFEAGLVDEVRELEARGLRDGKTASRALGYQQVLAEFDGEGDFAAAAAATAQATRRFVRRQRSWFRRDKRIQWFDGASPDLAARVHDALAQ; this is encoded by the coding sequence GTGATCAGCCCTGCTCAGCCGCCTCGTCCGGTGGCCGTCGTCGGTCCCACGGCCACCGGGAAGACGGCGCTGGCCGTGGAGCTCGCCCTCGCCCTCGGCGGTGAGGTCGTGAACGCCGACGCGCTCCAGCTCTACCGCGGCATGGACCTCGGCACGGCCAAGGCCACCGAAGCCGAGCGGCGCGGCGTGCCCCACCACCTGCTCGACGTCCTCGACGTCACCGAGACCGCGTCCGTCGCCGCCTACCAGCGCGACGCCCGCCGCGTAATCGAAGATCTCCTCGCCGTCGGCCGCGTGCCCGTCCTGACCGGCGGCTCGGGCCTCTACGTGCAGGCCGTGCTCGACGACCTGAAGTTCCCCGGCACCGACCCCGCCATCCGGGCCCGGCTCGAAGCCGAGGCCACCGAACGCGGCACGGCGACCCTCTACGCGCGGCTGGCCGAAAAAGACCCCGTGGCGGCCGCCGCCATCCTGCCCACGAACACCCGCCGGATCGTGCGCGCGCTGGAGGTCATGGAGCTCACCGGAGAGCCCTTCTCCGCGAACCTGCCCAAGCCCGGCCCCGCCCGCTACGGCACGGTGCTGATCGGCATCGACCGCGAAGCCGCGGAGCTCGACGAGCGCGTCGACCTGCGCGTGGCGCGCATGTTCGAGGCCGGGCTCGTCGACGAGGTGCGCGAGCTCGAAGCCCGCGGCCTGCGCGACGGCAAGACGGCGTCCCGGGCGCTGGGCTACCAGCAGGTGCTCGCCGAGTTCGACGGCGAAGGCGACTTCGCGGCGGCCGCCGCGGCGACCGCACAGGCCACCCGCCGCTTCGTCCGGCGGCAACGCTCCTGGTTCCGCCGCGACAAGCGCATCCAGTGGTTCGACGGCGCTTCCCCCGACCTGGCCGCGCGCGTGCACGACGCCCTGGCCCAGTAA
- the dapF gene encoding diaminopimelate epimerase produces MGGIEFLKGHGTQNDFVLLPDASGRLDLTAERVAALCDRRRGLGADGVLRVVRANALGEASEGEWFMDYRNADGSIAEMCGNGVRVFARYLVDAGLAGDGRFTIGTRAGDRPVVVHPDRSVTVGMGPATITGTSVTVVAGSPFSGVAVDVGNPHLVSVLDDDVADLDLRDQPDFDHDVFPTGVNLEFVNLLGEGALRMRVHERGVGETRSCGTGTVAAVAAALHLAGTDTGESTVDILGGRVVVTVERGAATLTGPAEIVARGELDEAWWAAAGA; encoded by the coding sequence ATGGGCGGCATCGAGTTTCTCAAGGGCCACGGCACGCAGAACGACTTCGTGCTGCTGCCCGACGCGTCCGGCCGCCTCGACCTCACGGCGGAGCGCGTGGCGGCGCTGTGCGACCGCCGGCGCGGCCTGGGCGCCGACGGTGTGCTGCGCGTGGTGCGTGCCAACGCGCTGGGCGAGGCGTCCGAGGGCGAGTGGTTCATGGACTACCGCAACGCCGACGGCTCGATCGCCGAGATGTGCGGCAACGGCGTGCGCGTGTTCGCCCGCTACCTCGTCGACGCCGGCCTGGCGGGCGACGGCCGCTTCACCATCGGCACCCGCGCGGGCGACCGGCCGGTGGTGGTCCACCCCGACCGCTCCGTGACGGTGGGCATGGGCCCGGCGACGATCACCGGCACCTCCGTCACGGTGGTGGCAGGGAGCCCGTTCTCCGGCGTGGCCGTGGACGTCGGCAACCCGCACCTGGTTTCCGTGCTCGACGACGACGTCGCCGACCTCGACCTGCGCGACCAGCCCGACTTCGACCACGACGTGTTCCCGACCGGCGTGAACCTCGAGTTCGTGAACCTGCTCGGCGAGGGCGCGCTGCGCATGCGCGTCCACGAGCGCGGCGTGGGGGAGACGCGCTCGTGCGGCACCGGCACGGTGGCCGCCGTCGCCGCCGCGCTGCACCTCGCCGGCACCGACACGGGGGAGTCCACTGTGGACATCCTCGGCGGCCGCGTGGTCGTGACCGTCGAACGTGGCGCCGCCACGCTCACCGGTCCGGCGGAGATCGTCGCGCGCGGCGAGCTCGACGAAGCCTGGTGGGCCGCCGCCGGGGCGTGA
- a CDS encoding YwqG family protein codes for MTAWRERLTAIAREHLPADAVDAWLGLLRPGVHLIAELDGAAVGQLGGDPVAVMALGGGRRNPALAEEGASWVLLAQFDSDDDVDMMWATSARSTG; via the coding sequence GTGACCGCATGGAGAGAGCGCCTCACGGCCATCGCCCGTGAGCACCTGCCCGCCGACGCCGTCGACGCGTGGCTGGGGCTGCTGCGCCCCGGTGTGCACCTCATCGCGGAACTGGACGGGGCCGCCGTGGGGCAGTTGGGTGGCGACCCGGTCGCCGTGATGGCGCTCGGCGGCGGCCGCCGCAACCCCGCGCTGGCCGAGGAAGGCGCGAGCTGGGTGCTGCTCGCCCAGTTCGACAGCGACGACGACGTCGACATGATGTGGGCGACGTCGGCACGATCTACTGGGTGA
- a CDS encoding glutamate ABC transporter substrate-binding protein — protein sequence MRIRTLAAGLLAGGLLLTACGKEGTPAAPGGDTSGANTAALPTYTVAQNVDLAGSPVFAKIKSAGTVTVGVKDDQPGLGQKDPTTGQFQGFDIEIARMVAAGLGIAPDKIKFTTVDSAAREQAIANGQVDYYVGTYTITDKRKNLVSFAGPYFQAGQDLLVRADDTSITGPETLKGKKVCSATGSTPIQRVRDQGLTEPGNIVEFQKYSQCVDKLLTKEVDAVTTDDAILKGYAAQDKANLKVVGKPFSQEPYGIGLNKDDKVLRTKIDDLLQASLDDGTWQKIYDATLGQSGATATKPTIQRY from the coding sequence ATGAGGATCCGCACCCTCGCGGCAGGGCTGCTCGCCGGCGGCCTGCTGCTGACCGCTTGCGGCAAGGAAGGCACGCCCGCGGCCCCCGGTGGCGACACCAGTGGCGCGAACACCGCCGCCCTGCCGACCTACACCGTGGCGCAGAACGTCGACCTGGCCGGCTCGCCGGTCTTCGCGAAGATCAAGTCGGCCGGCACCGTCACCGTCGGCGTCAAGGACGACCAGCCGGGCCTCGGCCAGAAGGACCCGACGACGGGCCAGTTCCAGGGCTTCGACATCGAGATCGCCCGGATGGTGGCCGCCGGTCTCGGCATCGCCCCGGACAAGATCAAGTTCACCACGGTCGACTCGGCCGCGCGTGAGCAGGCCATCGCCAACGGCCAGGTCGACTACTACGTCGGCACCTACACGATCACCGACAAGCGCAAGAACCTGGTCTCGTTCGCCGGGCCGTACTTCCAGGCCGGTCAGGACCTGCTGGTGCGCGCTGACGACACGTCGATCACCGGCCCGGAAACGTTGAAGGGCAAGAAGGTCTGCTCTGCGACGGGGTCGACCCCGATCCAGCGCGTGCGCGACCAGGGCCTGACGGAGCCGGGCAACATCGTCGAGTTCCAGAAGTACTCGCAGTGCGTGGACAAGCTGCTGACCAAGGAGGTCGACGCCGTCACCACGGACGACGCGATCCTCAAGGGCTACGCGGCGCAGGACAAGGCGAACCTGAAGGTCGTCGGCAAGCCGTTCTCGCAGGAGCCCTACGGCATCGGCCTGAACAAGGACGACAAGGTGCTGCGCACGAAGATCGACGACCTGCTGCAGGCCAGCCTCGACGACGGCACGTGGCAGAAGATCTACGACGCCACCCTCGGCCAGTCCGGTGCGACCGCGACGAAGCCGACCATCCAGCGCTACTGA
- a CDS encoding DUF1963 domain-containing protein — protein sequence MGDVGTIYWVIRSDDLAAGRFDAARFTMQCT from the coding sequence GTGGGCGACGTCGGCACGATCTACTGGGTGATCCGGTCCGACGACCTCGCGGCGGGGAGGTTCGACGCGGCCCGGTTCACGATGCAGTGCACCTGA
- a CDS encoding amino acid ABC transporter ATP-binding protein encodes MIKATAVNKFFGDLHVLKEINLEVPRGQVVVVLGPSGSGKSTLCRAINRLEPINAGEIAVDGVALPAEGKALAALRADVGMVFQSFNLFAHKTILENVMLAPVKVRKMSSADARKTAMELLERVGIANQADKYPAQLSGGQQQRVAIARALAMRPKVMLFDEPTSALDPEMVQEVLDVMTGLAKDGMTMLVVTHEMGFARRAANRVIFMDDGEIVEDTTPDEFFTQPKSDRAKDFLGKILTH; translated from the coding sequence ATGATCAAGGCGACCGCCGTGAACAAGTTCTTCGGCGACCTGCACGTGCTGAAGGAGATCAACCTCGAGGTGCCTCGCGGCCAAGTGGTGGTCGTGCTCGGGCCGTCCGGGTCGGGCAAGTCGACGCTGTGCCGCGCCATCAACCGGCTGGAGCCGATCAACGCGGGCGAGATCGCCGTCGACGGTGTGGCCCTGCCGGCCGAAGGCAAGGCGCTCGCGGCGTTGCGCGCGGACGTCGGCATGGTTTTCCAGTCGTTCAACCTGTTCGCGCACAAGACGATCCTCGAGAACGTGATGCTCGCGCCGGTGAAGGTCCGCAAGATGTCCTCGGCCGACGCGCGCAAGACCGCCATGGAACTGCTGGAGCGGGTCGGCATCGCGAACCAGGCGGACAAGTACCCGGCCCAGCTCTCGGGCGGCCAGCAGCAGCGCGTGGCCATCGCCCGGGCGCTCGCGATGCGCCCCAAGGTGATGCTGTTCGACGAGCCGACCTCGGCACTGGACCCGGAGATGGTCCAGGAGGTGCTCGACGTGATGACCGGCCTGGCCAAGGACGGCATGACCATGCTCGTGGTCACCCACGAAATGGGGTTCGCCCGCCGGGCAGCTAATCGGGTGATCTTCATGGACGACGGCGAGATCGTCGAGGACACCACGCCGGACGAGTTCTTCACCCAGCCGAAGAGCGACCGGGCGAAGGACTTCCTCGGCAAGATCCTCACCCACTGA
- a CDS encoding DUF349 domain-containing protein translates to MAQENTSSGTPAPHPVPHAPGSAQTAPPVPAAEPSPSTWGRVDAEGTVFVFTADGERAVGVWQAGTPDEGLLHYARRFDDVRTEVELLETRLSSGVGDPKHALSNATQIRDGLAESAVVGDLAALAARVEYVIAAAEKALGKVKQEREEARAAAVSRKQELAEEAEKIAADSTQWKVAGDRLRTILDEWKTVKGVDRKTDDELWKRFSKAREAFNRRRGSHFAELDKQRASAKHRKEELITEAESLAESDDWGATAGRYKELMAEWRAAGRAPKDSDEALWQRFRAAQDAFFARRSAVFTERDTEFAGNAARKEELLVEAEKIDVAANLDAAKSALRRIQEQWDEIGKVPRERIRELDGRLKTVQDSVKSAEDSRWRRTDPEAQARAAQFRERVEQFESQAAKARAAGDERRARKADEQAAQWREWMEAAEAAVADR, encoded by the coding sequence ATGGCCCAGGAGAACACGTCCAGCGGCACCCCGGCACCGCACCCGGTGCCCCACGCGCCCGGCAGCGCCCAGACCGCACCTCCGGTGCCGGCCGCCGAGCCCAGCCCGTCCACCTGGGGCCGGGTCGACGCCGAGGGCACCGTCTTCGTTTTCACCGCCGACGGCGAGCGCGCGGTCGGGGTCTGGCAGGCGGGCACGCCCGACGAGGGGCTGCTGCACTACGCCCGCCGCTTCGATGACGTGCGCACCGAGGTCGAGCTGCTGGAAACGCGGCTGAGTTCGGGCGTCGGCGACCCGAAGCACGCGCTGTCGAACGCCACGCAGATCCGCGACGGGCTGGCCGAGTCGGCGGTGGTCGGTGACCTCGCCGCGCTGGCCGCGCGCGTCGAGTACGTGATAGCCGCCGCCGAGAAGGCGCTGGGCAAGGTCAAGCAGGAGCGCGAGGAGGCCCGCGCGGCCGCCGTTTCGCGCAAGCAGGAGCTGGCCGAGGAGGCGGAGAAGATCGCCGCCGACTCGACCCAGTGGAAGGTCGCGGGCGACCGGCTGCGCACGATCCTGGACGAGTGGAAGACCGTCAAGGGCGTCGACCGCAAGACCGACGACGAGCTGTGGAAGCGGTTCTCCAAGGCCCGCGAGGCGTTCAACCGCCGCCGCGGCTCGCACTTCGCGGAGCTGGACAAGCAGCGCGCGAGCGCCAAGCACCGCAAGGAAGAGCTCATCACCGAGGCCGAGTCGCTCGCCGAGTCCGACGACTGGGGCGCCACCGCCGGCCGCTACAAGGAGCTCATGGCCGAGTGGCGCGCGGCCGGCCGCGCACCCAAGGACAGCGACGAGGCACTGTGGCAGCGCTTCCGCGCGGCCCAGGACGCCTTCTTCGCCCGCCGCTCGGCGGTGTTCACCGAGCGCGACACCGAGTTCGCCGGCAACGCCGCCCGCAAGGAAGAGCTGCTGGTCGAGGCGGAGAAGATCGACGTCGCCGCCAACCTCGACGCCGCCAAGTCCGCGCTGCGCCGCATCCAGGAACAGTGGGACGAGATCGGCAAGGTCCCGCGCGAACGCATCCGCGAGCTCGACGGCCGGCTCAAGACGGTCCAGGACTCCGTCAAGTCCGCCGAGGACAGCCGCTGGCGCCGCACCGACCCGGAGGCCCAGGCCCGCGCCGCCCAGTTCCGCGAGCGCGTCGAACAGTTCGAGTCGCAGGCCGCCAAGGCCCGCGCCGCGGGCGACGAGCGCCGCGCCCGCAAGGCCGACGAGCAGGCCGCCCAGTGGCGCGAGTGGATGGAAGCGGCGGAGGCCGCTGTGGCGGACCGCTGA
- a CDS encoding HAMP domain-containing sensor histidine kinase, producing the protein MRVRLQGIVVTLVALLVFGLGIPLALTMAGSLQQNLFLDRLTDTARFASLAQRPLIDNRPALLEPELRRYTEVYGVKVVVVNQDGVAVLSSLGGTDAARIDRSAIAAPVNEALAGRHPEPGPLLMPWTTAPLVLAEPILIDGEVRGVVVTESSTDHVRTRLLWQWLVLAAGAVVAFGLALLVAIPVVRWTLRPVRRLDEATGALVAAVVSGREAEPVGESGGPPELRKLGRSFDRMAASVSEALAAQRAFVADASHQLRNPLTALKLRLGNLEGHVDDETAAADLDAARVDAGRLNQILDELLSMARAEAAGGELVAEDLGAVVADRVADWSVVGAARDVALETEADVNGARVLLPPRGLEVILDALIDNALKFTGQGTSVHVSAVHGGDGVTLAVRDHGPGLREDELERAVDRFWRSSAHQNVPGSGLGLAIVREIVRHSGGDMRLSLPDGGGLRIELDLRVAP; encoded by the coding sequence GTGCGCGTCCGCCTCCAGGGGATCGTGGTCACGCTCGTCGCGCTGCTGGTGTTCGGGCTCGGCATCCCCCTGGCGCTGACGATGGCGGGCAGCCTGCAGCAGAACCTGTTCCTCGACCGCCTCACCGACACCGCGCGGTTCGCCTCGCTCGCGCAACGGCCGCTGATCGACAACCGGCCCGCGCTGCTGGAGCCGGAGCTGCGCCGTTACACCGAGGTCTACGGCGTGAAGGTCGTGGTGGTGAACCAGGACGGCGTCGCGGTGCTCAGCTCGCTGGGCGGCACCGACGCGGCGCGGATCGACCGCTCGGCCATCGCGGCCCCCGTGAACGAGGCCCTCGCCGGCCGGCACCCGGAGCCCGGCCCGCTGCTGATGCCCTGGACGACGGCCCCGCTGGTGCTGGCCGAGCCGATCCTCATCGACGGCGAGGTGCGCGGCGTCGTCGTCACGGAGTCCTCGACCGACCACGTGCGCACGCGGCTGCTGTGGCAGTGGCTCGTGCTCGCGGCGGGCGCGGTGGTGGCGTTCGGGCTCGCGCTGCTGGTCGCGATCCCGGTGGTGCGCTGGACGCTGCGACCCGTGCGCCGGCTCGACGAAGCGACGGGCGCGCTGGTCGCGGCCGTGGTGAGCGGGCGCGAGGCGGAACCGGTGGGGGAGAGCGGCGGGCCGCCTGAGCTGCGGAAACTCGGCCGTTCGTTCGACCGGATGGCGGCGAGCGTGTCGGAGGCGCTGGCCGCGCAACGGGCGTTCGTCGCCGATGCCTCCCACCAGCTGCGCAACCCGCTGACGGCGTTGAAGCTGCGGCTGGGCAACCTCGAAGGCCACGTGGACGACGAAACGGCGGCCGCCGACCTCGACGCCGCCCGCGTGGACGCCGGCCGGCTCAACCAGATCCTCGACGAGCTGCTGTCGATGGCCCGCGCCGAGGCGGCGGGCGGTGAGCTCGTGGCGGAGGACCTCGGTGCCGTGGTCGCCGACCGCGTCGCCGACTGGAGTGTGGTGGGTGCGGCGCGTGACGTCGCGCTGGAAACCGAGGCCGACGTCAACGGCGCCCGGGTGCTGCTGCCGCCGCGGGGGCTCGAGGTGATCCTGGACGCGCTGATCGACAACGCGCTCAAGTTCACCGGCCAGGGCACTTCGGTGCACGTTTCGGCCGTACACGGTGGGGACGGGGTGACCTTGGCGGTGCGCGACCACGGGCCGGGCCTGCGCGAGGACGAGCTGGAACGCGCCGTGGACCGCTTCTGGCGCAGCAGCGCGCACCAGAACGTGCCCGGCTCGGGATTGGGTCTCGCGATCGTGCGCGAGATCGTCCGCCACTCCGGCGGCGACATGCGCTTGTCCCTGCCGGACGGCGGCGGGCTGCGGATCGAGCTGGACCTGCGGGTCGCGCCTTAG